In Triticum urartu cultivar G1812 chromosome 6, Tu2.1, whole genome shotgun sequence, the following proteins share a genomic window:
- the LOC125514559 gene encoding G-type lectin S-receptor-like serine/threonine-protein kinase SD2-5 produces the protein MDSSSGDNLGQQASSNFNAFLAVTVVVSVLSILGSVAIVYFVYRCVKKNGLPAININTTSPAPAGSTTLYAVVPDSQIRDATVERFLKEIAGEKPIRFTPQQLLGFTNNYSARLGAGGFGAVYKGMLPNGLMVAVKRLHPGHDDRTSQEQFMAEVGTIGRTHHINLVRLFGFCYEADVRALVYEYMEHGALDSYLFDRSRDLGLQTMRAIAVGVARGLRYLHEECQQKIVHYDIKPGNVLLDGGLTPKVADFGLAQLLNRADTHKTVSGMRGTPGYAAPEMWMQAGATEKCDVYSFGILLFEILGRRRNFDEAAPESQQWFPKLAWTKYESGELMEVMASCDGACEEDKKAVHRMCEVAFWCVQQQPEARPPMSVVVKMLEGEMDIAPPANPFQHLMATPAAANLWTTGTSTVNSVSTSANGVPRGSDEIV, from the exons ATGGATAGCTCATCCGGCGACAATCTTGGCCAACAAGCCTCCAgcaacttcaacgcattccttGCCGTCACCGTTG TTGTTTCGGTGCTGAGCATCCTGGGATCCGTCGCCATAGTCTACTTCGTGTACAGGTGCGTCAAGAAGAACGGCCTCCCCGCCATCAACATCAACACCACCAGCCCCGCGCCGGCGGGGAGCACGACGCTGTACGCTGTGGTGCCGGACTCCCAGATACGGGACGCCACCGTTGAGCGGTTCCTCAAGGAGATCGCCGGCGAGAAGCCCATCCGGTTCACCCCGCAGCAGCTCTTGGGCTTCACCAACAACTACTCCGCCCGGCTCGGCGCCGGCGGCTTCGGCGCCGTCTACAAGGGCATGCTTCCCAACGGCCTCATGGTCGCCGTGAAGCGCCTCCACCCCGGCCACGACGACAGGACCTCGCAGGAGCAGTTCATGGCGGAGGTGGGCACCATCGGGAGGACGCACCACATCAACCTGGTCAGGCTGTTCGGCTTCTGCTACGAAGCCGACGTGCGCGCGCTGGTGTACGAGTACATGGAGCACGGCGCGCTCGACTCCTACCTCTTCGACCGGAGCCGCGACCTCGGCTTACAGACGATGCGCGCCATCGCCGTCGGCGTTGCCAGGGGGCTCCGGTACCTCCACGAGGAGTGCCAGCAGAAGATCGTGCACTACGACATCAAGCCCGGCAACGTCCTCCTCGACGGCGGCCTCACGCCCAAAGTGGCCGACTTCGGCCTCGCGCAGCTGCTGAACCGGGCGGACACGCACAAGACCGTCTCCGGGATGCGTGGCACGCCCGGGTACGCCGCGCCGGAGATGTGGATGCAGGCCGGCGCCACCGAGAAGTGCGACGTCTACAGCTTCGGCATCCTCCTGTTCGAGATCCTCGGCCGGAGGAGAAACTTCGACGAGGCCGCGCCGGAGAGCCAGCAGTGGTTCCCGAAGCTGGCGTGGACAAAGTACGAGAGCGGCGAGCTAATGGAAGTCATGGCGAGTTGTGATGGCGCGTGCGAGGAAGACAAGAAGGCGGTGCATAGGATGTGCGAGGTGGCGTTCTGGTGTGTGCAGCAGCAGCCGGAGGCGAGGCCGCCGATGAGTGTGGTGGTGAAGATGCTCGAGGGCGAGATGGACATTGCTCCGCCCGCGAACCCGTTCCAGCATCTCATGGCAACGCCGGCGGCGGCGAACCTGTGGACCACGGGGACGAGCACCGTGAACTCGGTGTCCACTTCTGCAAATGGTGTTCCTCGTGGTAGCGACGAGATCGTTTAA